From Acidobacteriota bacterium:
CGAGACCTGCAAACGACTAGCAGCAGCCCTTGGGGCCCTCGGCGACCCGCACCGTCATCACTCCCCCAACAACAAATTCTCAAACGGCTCCCGCTGCTTCCACCGATAGGCCCCGAAGTCTCGTCGACCGGTGGACAGGATCCGGCCGTGGCCCAGGGCCTCGGCCAGCACCACCAGCGAGGCGTCGGCGAGGTCCATGGGGAGGTCTTCGTAGGCCTGCATCAGCTCGAGGGTGCGAGGGACGTGCTCCGGGTCGAGGGGGAAGACTTCGAAGCCGCCGCGGTCCAGGAGCGTGAGGAACTCCCGCTGGCTTGGCGGGCCGATGCGGGTGAGGAGCAGGTAGCAGGTCTCGGTGATCACCGGCCAGGTGGTGATCAGGGGTTCGGCAAGACGCTCCAGCCGGCGGCGGGCGGTGGCGTGGTGGCGGTCGCGGGGGTTGGCCAGGGCGAGCCAGAAGCCGGTGTCAGCGAGGATCATGCTTGGTGGACAGGGACTCGCCGAGATAGCTCTTGTAGGACTCGGAAAGATCCTCCGGCCCCGCGCCGCAGCCGATGAAGCTCGACTCCCGGAGCACGCGAAGGGAGTCCTTCGCGGATCCCCGGGCCTCCTCGTAGACGCGGTCGATGCCCTGCTGGAGGATCTCGCCCACCGTCAGCCCGGTGGAGCGCTGCAGGTAATCGAGCTTCGAGCTCTGGGCCGCGGCAAGGCCTCGCGGGACTCCAGGGTCGGCACCGTAGGCAGTCGCCGGCTCGGCAACTTCGGTCACACCCCACGACCCGAAAGCCCCATCACCCCTCGGGCTATCCGCACAGTGCCGGATCGCTTCCCGCACGAGCTCGGACATGGAGCGATGCTCGCGTTGGGCGAGTTCCTCGACTTCGTCGTAGATCTTTTGAGGGAGCGAGATGGTGATGCGTTTGGTAGCCACGGCGGATCTCCTGGGGCCGTTCCGCGCCTTTCCGTTTCTTCCCGGCGCCAAGTAAGCGAAATTGCATACTGATTGTGCGCGGCTACCTCTCTAAAGTCAAACTAAGCAACTCCTGCCCGGCCAGGGCAAAGGGCGTACTGGGGGGCTCGGCCTGCGCGCGATGAAAATGCAGGCGTAATCGCGACGCTGTCGCGTGCTCCGGAGTTCTTCTTGTCTGGGAGGAAGATATGAATGGTGCACCCGTAGGGAGTCGAACCCCAAACCTCCTGATCCGTAGTCAGGTGCTCTATCCAATTGAGCTACGGGTGCAATCCGTAGGAACGGGGATCTTAGACGAAAAGTGGTTTGGGGTGCAAGGGGACGAGCCCTGCGAGGGCAAAACGGCTACTCGATGAGCCCTTCCAGCGGCGAGGAAGCGGTGGCGTAGAGCTTCTTGGGAATGCGGCCGGAGTGGGCGGCGAGCCAGCCGGCCTGGACGGCGAGGCGCATGGCGTGGGCCATCCTCACGGGATCCTGGGCGCCGGCGATGGCAGTGTTCATCAGGACGCCGTCGGCGCCGAGCTCGAGGGCGATGGCGGCGTCGGAGGCGGTGCCGACGCCAGCGTCGACGATCACCGGGACCTTGGCCTGCTCGACGATGATGCGCAGGTTGGCGCGGTTGCGAATCCCCATGCCGGAACCGATGGGAGCGCCCAGGGGCATGACGGCAGCGGCACCGGCCTCTTCCAGGCGGCGGCAGACCACCGGGTCGTCGTTGGTGTAGGGGAGGACGACGAAGCCCTCCTTCACCAAGACCTCGGTGGCTTTGAGCAGCTCGGCGGTGTCGGGGAAGAGGGTTTTCTCGTCACCGATGACCTCCAGCTTCACCCACTCCCAGCCGCCGAGCTCGCGGGCCAAGCGGGCGGTGCGGATGGCGTCGTCGGCGGTGTAGCAGCCGGCGGTGTTGGGGAGGAGCAGCAGGCGGTCGGTGTCGATGTGCTCCATCATCGAGCCGGAGCCGGTGTCGGCGAGGTCGACCCGGCGCACGGCGACGGTGACCATCTCGGTGCCGGAGGCTTGGTGGGCCGCCTCCATGGTGGGGTAATCGGGGTATTTGCCGGTGCCCAGGATGAGACGCGAGGCGAAGCTGCGGCCGGCGATGGTAAGAGGCTCTACAGCGGGGGTTTCCTGGGTCGGGGGCAGAATCTGGGCGGTGTCTTGGCTCATGGTCTGGCTCTTAGTCAGGCAGATTGGGGAGTCTGGCAGATTGGGGAGTCTGGCTAGCTGGGGATCAGGCGCTGCCCCGGGGTACATAGTATTGGGTACCCTTGATCGGTCGGGAGAGCTGGTGCACCAAGTCCTCGAAGTCTTCTTCCCGATGCAGGAAGTCGATGTGGCGGGTGTCCACCACCAGCAGCGGTGTCCGTTCGTAGTAGTGGTAGTAGTGGTTGTAGGCGTCGATGAGCTCGCGCAGATAGTCGGAGGAGATGTCCTTTTCGAAGCTGCGGGATCGGCGCTTGATGCGCTCTTTGCAGGTCTCCACGTCCGCCACCAGGTAGAGCTGCAGCTGGGGCTCGGGGATCTGGGGCTCGAGGAGGTTGTAGAGCTTGTCGAAGAGCATCAGCTCGTCGTCGCTGAGGTTGAGGTAGGCGAAGATACGGTTCTTTTGGAACGAGTAGTCGGAAACCACCAGGCGGTCGAAGAGCTCCCGCTGGACGATGTCCTGCTGCTGTTTGAAGCGTGAGAGCAGGAAGTAGAGCTCGGTCTGGAAGGCGGCGCCGGGGCGGTCCTGGTAGAAGTTGGGGAGGAAGGGGTTCTCCACGTCCTCGAGGACTTTGACCCCCTCAAAGCGGCGCACGAGCATCTCTACCAGAGTGGTCTTTCCCACTCCGATGGGGCCGTCGACGGCCAGGTAGTGAAACGGCAGGGAGGTGCGGGTCAACGTGTCGCCGGAATCTGAAAAGCTGCTGGTGGTGGTCGGAAGATCGTTCGAGTCGGAATGCGGATCAGGGCTCGTGTCGCGCGTGGCATCGAGGCCGTCGAGCCACTTCGGCAGTATAGCAGCGCGGGCCTCGGCGCTCACGCGGGTCTGGCGCGGGTCTGGCTCGCCGAGCCGGCGGCGGAACCCGTACAAAGAAGCGAAGAACCAGGACCGCGGAGAGCACACGGTATACTGACAGAAGCCGTTGCGCAATCCTCCGCGCTTTGCCCGTGAGCGGTGTCGCTTCCGATTCTTGGGCATCCACCGCCGCCCGCCAAGCCCTCAACCTCGACCAGGATTTGAAGATTGACCATGACCAGCCCTGCCCTCCTTCGCCGCCCCATGTCTTTCCCGAGCAGCTTCCAGCCAAGCCTCGTCCCTCGAACGCCGCACCCGGCCCTGCCGCGCATTTCTCGAACGCCGCTGGTGGCGGCCGCAACGGCCGCCGGACGCCGCAACGGCGACGCGGACCTGGAGACGGTGCTGCGGGAGATCTTCCTGGAGGCTCCGGATCGCAATAGCTCGGACGTGGACGAGCGCAAGATCGCCCTCTTCTGCGATTTCGAGAACATCGCCTTGGGCGTGCGCGACTCCAAGACCGAGGAGTTCGACATCAATCTGGTGCTGGAGCGGCTGCTGGAGAAGGGCAAGATCATCGTCAAGAAGGCGTACGCCGACTGGCACCGCTACAGCGAGTACAAGCGCATTTTCCACGAGGCGGCCATCGAGCTCATCGACATTCCCCAGAAGCGATACTCGGGAAAGAACAGCGCCGACATCAAGATGGTGGTGGACGCCATGGACCTGTGCTACTCGAAGGAGCACCTGGACACCTTCGCCATCATGTCCGGCGACAGTGATTTTTCGCCCTTGGTCTCGAAGCTCAAGGAGAATAATAAGTACGTCATCGGCGTGGGGGTGAAGAACGCCTCGTCGAGCCTCTTGGTGGACAATTGCGACGAGTTCATCTACTACGAGGACGTATGGCGGGACGCCCAGAGCCACCCCCAGGTGGAGGGCCTGACGAAGAAGGACGCCGAGCTCTTCGGGCTGCTCACCGACGCCATGCAGGCGCTGATCCGCGAGAACAAGGAAGTGCTGTGGGGCTCGATGATCAAGCAGACCATGCAGCGCAAGAAGCCGTCGTTCAACGAGGGCTATTACGGCTACGGCAATTTTTCCGAGCTACTGGAGGACGCCGAGGACAAGGGCGTGATCCGGCTGCGGCGGGACAAGCGCTCCGGCAGCTACATCGTCACCGGCTACGGCGAGCAGCGGGGCAAGGGGCGGCGGTAATTCCATAGTCGGCCCGAGAGAATCTCTCTGCTGACAGGAGAGCGAGACTCTCAGCGCCTGGACGGGCGCTGGTTGGAATCCGCTCAGGCCTCGGCGCTGCTGGCCGCCGCAGGTGATGGAGCCGGAGCGGCGCGCGGAAAACTCACTGCGTTCAGAAAGTTCCGCGCGTTCTTCCGCTTCGGCTCCTGCCTGCGGCGGGCGCCTCGGGGCCTTCGCTCCGTTCCAACCAGCGCCCGTCCAGGTTTTCGAATGCTGGGGCGTCCTGTTTCAGCGAAGTATTTCTTCTATCCCAACACAAGGCGGCTGGCGGCTTCGCTGTCCAGGGGGTCGTCGGTCTCGCCCCGGGCCAGGCGTTGGGCGGCGGCGTGGGCGATCATGGCGGCGTTGTCGCCGGCGTAGGTTAGGGGGACGAGGCGCAGGGAGATCTTCTCTTCCGCGGCCCAGGTCTCCAGCTGGCGGCGGAGCAGACGGTTGGCGGCGGCGCCGCCGGAGACCGCCAGTAGGGGGATCGGGCGGCGGCGGTGGAGGCGGCGCAGGCGGCGCAGGATCTGCTCGACCGCGGCGTAGCGAAAGGCCGCCAGCAGGTCGAGCACCGGCGGCTCGAAGGGTGGATCCTGCTCCGGCCGGTAGGCGGTGTCGGCGTCGGTTCGTTCCAGCGCCTCGATGGCCAGCAGCGCGGCGGTCTTGAGGCCGGAGTAGGAGAAGTCGAGGCTCTCCTTGGTGGAGGCGATAGGGAGTACTTCGGCCCGCCGGCGATCTCCCAGCTCCGCCAGCCGGTCCACCAGCGGCCCCTGTGGATAGGGCAGGCCAACGCGCTTGCCCACTTTGTCGAAAACCTCCCCCATGGCGTCGTCGCGAGTCTCGGCGAGGGTGGTGACAGCGCTGCCGCGGACATCGTAGAGGCTGGTATGACCCCCGGAGACCACCAGGCCGACGAAGTGCTCCGGCGGCGTCTCGGCGGGGGTGCCGTCGGTTTCCAGGAACGGCGAGTAAAGATGGCCTTCCAGGTGGTGAACGCCGAGGAAGGGTTTGCCCAGACCGTAGGCCAGAGCCTTGCCCAGAGAGAGCCCCACCAGCAACGAACCCACCAGCCCCGGGCCGCGGGTGGCGGCCACGGCGTCCACCGCAGAGAGCTCGACACCGGCTTCCTCGAGCGCTCGGCGACTCACCGCCTGCCAATTGGCGAGATGTTCCCGGGAAGCGATTTCCGGCACCACGCCGCCATAGGGACGATGGGCGGCGAGCTGACTGGAAACCACCGACGAGAGGACCCGGCCGCCGCGAGCCACCAGCGCGCAGGCAGTGTCGTCGCAGGAAGTTTCGATGCCCAAGACCAGCGGTTCAAGGTCGTTGGAAGGGATGGCGGGTGAGTCGTCGGAGTGGGCCATGGGCGGCGAGCTCGATGGGGCGAGCGGGGTTGATGAGGAATCTATCAGAGGTAGTGGGAATGCCCAGAATCTCACCAGTGGTGTGAGCGGCCTGCCCTGGCGACGGAGATACCCGGAAGGTTCAGTACTCTTGGTAAGCTTGAGACTGTGCGGCCCACCGGACCCTGTCTCGCATCGCCAGGCCGCGCGCGGCACACAGGAAGATCTCGACCGCGTCAGGAACGCTTGCCTCGGCCAGAGCCAGCCTAGCCTGAACCAGCTCAAGCAGGAGTAAACCAACCATGACCGCATCCGTCCCCACCCTCG
This genomic window contains:
- a CDS encoding PIN domain-containing protein, yielding MILADTGFWLALANPRDRHHATARRRLERLAEPLITTWPVITETCYLLLTRIGPPSQREFLTLLDRGGFEVFPLDPEHVPRTLELMQAYEDLPMDLADASLVVLAEALGHGRILSTGRRDFGAYRWKQREPFENLLLGE
- a CDS encoding ribbon-helix-helix protein, CopG family; this translates as MATKRITISLPQKIYDEVEELAQREHRSMSELVREAIRHCADSPRGDGAFGSWGVTEVAEPATAYGADPGVPRGLAAAQSSKLDYLQRSTGLTVGEILQQGIDRVYEEARGSAKDSLRVLRESSFIGCGAGPEDLSESYKSYLGESLSTKHDPR
- a CDS encoding thiazole synthase, translating into MSQDTAQILPPTQETPAVEPLTIAGRSFASRLILGTGKYPDYPTMEAAHQASGTEMVTVAVRRVDLADTGSGSMMEHIDTDRLLLLPNTAGCYTADDAIRTARLARELGGWEWVKLEVIGDEKTLFPDTAELLKATEVLVKEGFVVLPYTNDDPVVCRRLEEAGAAAVMPLGAPIGSGMGIRNRANLRIIVEQAKVPVIVDAGVGTASDAAIALELGADGVLMNTAIAGAQDPVRMAHAMRLAVQAGWLAAHSGRIPKKLYATASSPLEGLIE
- a CDS encoding deoxynucleoside kinase: MTRTSLPFHYLAVDGPIGVGKTTLVEMLVRRFEGVKVLEDVENPFLPNFYQDRPGAAFQTELYFLLSRFKQQQDIVQRELFDRLVVSDYSFQKNRIFAYLNLSDDELMLFDKLYNLLEPQIPEPQLQLYLVADVETCKERIKRRSRSFEKDISSDYLRELIDAYNHYYHYYERTPLLVVDTRHIDFLHREEDFEDLVHQLSRPIKGTQYYVPRGSA
- a CDS encoding NYN domain-containing protein codes for the protein MDERKIALFCDFENIALGVRDSKTEEFDINLVLERLLEKGKIIVKKAYADWHRYSEYKRIFHEAAIELIDIPQKRYSGKNSADIKMVVDAMDLCYSKEHLDTFAIMSGDSDFSPLVSKLKENNKYVIGVGVKNASSSLLVDNCDEFIYYEDVWRDAQSHPQVEGLTKKDAELFGLLTDAMQALIRENKEVLWGSMIKQTMQRKKPSFNEGYYGYGNFSELLEDAEDKGVIRLRRDKRSGSYIVTGYGEQRGKGRR
- the tsaD gene encoding tRNA (adenosine(37)-N6)-threonylcarbamoyltransferase complex transferase subunit TsaD, yielding MAHSDDSPAIPSNDLEPLVLGIETSCDDTACALVARGGRVLSSVVSSQLAAHRPYGGVVPEIASREHLANWQAVSRRALEEAGVELSAVDAVAATRGPGLVGSLLVGLSLGKALAYGLGKPFLGVHHLEGHLYSPFLETDGTPAETPPEHFVGLVVSGGHTSLYDVRGSAVTTLAETRDDAMGEVFDKVGKRVGLPYPQGPLVDRLAELGDRRRAEVLPIASTKESLDFSYSGLKTAALLAIEALERTDADTAYRPEQDPPFEPPVLDLLAAFRYAAVEQILRRLRRLHRRRPIPLLAVSGGAAANRLLRRQLETWAAEEKISLRLVPLTYAGDNAAMIAHAAAQRLARGETDDPLDSEAASRLVLG